From Helicobacter ganmani, one genomic window encodes:
- a CDS encoding flagellar basal body rod C-terminal domain-containing protein yields MNSQNIGSYGSFYAVGVGQNTTNTTAADSTNVSQGALESSNVDLTREMTGQIVAQRGAEANVKSIQTEDSMFQTLLDIKA; encoded by the coding sequence ATGAATAGCCAAAATATTGGGAGTTATGGTAGTTTTTATGCTGTGGGTGTTGGACAAAATACAACAAATACCACTGCGGCAGATTCAACAAATGTTTCACAAGGGGCTTTGGAGAGTTCTAATGTAGATTTGACGCGCGAAATGACAGGGCAAATTGTGGCGCAAAGAGGAGCGGAGGCGAATGTGAAAAGCATTCAAACAGAGGATTCTATGTTTCAGACTTTATTAGATATAAAAGCATAA